The sequence below is a genomic window from Streptosporangiales bacterium.
AGGGTGGTGGCGCTGCTGCAGCGCAACCAGAACAACCTGGACAAGAGCATCAAGTCGCTGGCGACGTTCGTACGGCTGTTCGGCAACGTCGTCGGCACCGGCCGCTGGTTCGACGCCTACATCCAGAACCTAGTCCCGTTACCGCCGAGCATCTCGCTGCCCAAGACGGCGGCAGGCGGCAAGGGGGGTGGCAGTTGATGAGCGCGCTCGCGAACGTCTTCGCGCCCCACCGCGTGCTGCGGTTCGGCGTCCTGGTGCTGATCGCCGCAGTGGTGCTCGGCGGTGCCGGCATCGTGGTCGCGCGCACCGGGCAGCAGCAGGCGTCGGCGTCGTTCCCCCGTACCGTCGGCCTCTACGAGGGGTCGGACGTCCGGATCCTCGGCGTCAAGGTCGGCGAGGTCAAGGAGATCACGCCGCAGGGTGACTCGGTGCGGGTCGACTTCGAGTACGACGACAAGTACAAGGTGCCCGCCAAGGCGAAGGCCCTGGTGGTGGCGCCGAGCCTGGTCAGCGACCGGTACCTGCAGCTGGCGCCGGTCTACGATGGCGGGCCGACGCTGCCCGACGGCGCGTCGATCCCGCGTTCGCGCACCGCGGTGCCCGTCGAGCTCGGCGAGATCTACTCGTCGCTGGACGACCTGAACACCGCACTCGGCCCGGAGGGGGCGAACGAGGACGGTTCGCTCTCCCGGCTGCTCAAGGTCGGCTCGGACAACCTGGGCGGTGGCACCGGCGCGGACCTCAAGACGACCATCGAGGAGTCGTCGAAGGCGCTGCGCACCCTGAACCGCGGCAGCGGCGACCTCTACGGCACGATACGCAACCTCTCCAAGTTCACGACCGCGCTGAAGAAGAACGACGCCGCCGTCGCCGAGTTCAACAAGGACCTCGCCGGCGTCGCCACCCAGCTCGACGGGGAGAAGGAGGAGCTCGCCGCGGCCCTGAAGAACCTCGGTATCGCGCTGGGCAAGGTCAACGCCTTCGTCAAGGAGAACAAGAAGGGGCTGAAGAAGAACATCGACGGGTTGGCCGAGGTGACCAGTGTGCTCACCAAGCAGCAGAAGGCGCTGCGGGAGTTCCTCGACGGTGCGCCCGTCGCCCTGTCGAACCTGCAGCTGGCGTACAACCCCAACTACGGCACCCTCGACAACCGCAACAACTTCCGGCAGGTCAACGACCCCGCCATGTACCTCTGCTCGCTGTTGATCTCGCTGCACGTGCCGCAGAAGCAGTGCGACCTGGTGAAGGAAGCGTTCGACCAGGTGAGCAGCCGGCTGCCCGACGACAGCAACCTGAGCATGGATCCGCGTCAGCGCACCGCGGCCGAGCCGGTCGGCCGGCCGGACAAGACGCTGGGCGGCATCCTCGGGAAGCAGCAGCCATGACAGTGCCGCCCGTCGACCTCCCGCGCTCCGCTCCTCGCTCAGCTGCGGCGGTCTGGCGCGTGCCGGGTCGCGTTCTCGCTGCGATGCTCACGCGGGAGGCCTCCTCATGACATCGCACACCGCCGACCGCAGCCGCGCCGCCGCCCCGGTGGCGCGGGCGGTCGCCGCCTGCCTCGCGGTCGTCATGCTGCTCACCGGCTGCAAGTTCGGCGGCGTGCACGACCTGCCGCTGCCCGGTGGCGCGGACACCGGGAAGGACCCGTACACCATTGAGGTGGAGTTCCTCGACGTGCTCGACCTGGTGCCGAGGTCGGCGGTGAAGGTCGGCGACGTCGCCGTCGGGCAGGTCACCGAGGTGCGGCTGGACGG
It includes:
- a CDS encoding MCE family protein, whose product is MSALANVFAPHRVLRFGVLVLIAAVVLGGAGIVVARTGQQQASASFPRTVGLYEGSDVRILGVKVGEVKEITPQGDSVRVDFEYDDKYKVPAKAKALVVAPSLVSDRYLQLAPVYDGGPTLPDGASIPRSRTAVPVELGEIYSSLDDLNTALGPEGANEDGSLSRLLKVGSDNLGGGTGADLKTTIEESSKALRTLNRGSGDLYGTIRNLSKFTTALKKNDAAVAEFNKDLAGVATQLDGEKEELAAALKNLGIALGKVNAFVKENKKGLKKNIDGLAEVTSVLTKQQKALREFLDGAPVALSNLQLAYNPNYGTLDNRNNFRQVNDPAMYLCSLLISLHVPQKQCDLVKEAFDQVSSRLPDDSNLSMDPRQRTAAEPVGRPDKTLGGILGKQQP